The Prunus persica cultivar Lovell chromosome G8, Prunus_persica_NCBIv2, whole genome shotgun sequence genome includes a region encoding these proteins:
- the LOC18767171 gene encoding F-box protein SKIP23 produces TIGILQTKSGSILDKYGFSSHPVDITCYKGRFYAVSHNGRVSVFDIENPTKEAKTEVVVPRLPRELLVHISPGRVKSLVESAGDLLVVSAHEEGYERAPKFRVFKVPLRDGNWQLDSEVKDLGNRTLFLGDNNTSFSVLASDYSGCEPNCIYFFSYISQQYIYSRQPHNYLLPSRENIDIGIFHMKNGRIQEHFYWEQRRFPTFGTPCLWIQPKFLEGNSCFAPTTNKVTGSYRKKQSRMCLSPWV; encoded by the coding sequence ACAATTGGCATTTTGCAAACCAAGTCAGGATCGATATTGGACAAGTATGGATTTAGTTCACATCCAGTTGATATAACTTGTTACAAGGGACGATTTTATGCCGTAAGCCATAATGGGAGGGTTTCGGTTTTCGACATTGAAAACCCTACCAAGGAAGCAAAAACTGAGGTTGTTGTTCCACGGCTGCCAAGGGAACTACTTGTACATATTTCTCCTGGTAGAGTGAAGTCTTTGGTGGAGTCAGCAGGGGACTTATTAGTAGTTTCGGCTCATGAAGAAGGTTACGAACGAGCTCCTAAGTTTAGGGTTTTCAAGGTGCCTTTGAGGGATGGCAATTGGCAGTTAGACTCGGAAGTGAAGGACTTGGGTAATAGAACCCTATTTTTGGGTGATAATAATACTTCATTCTCTGTTTTGGCCTCGGACTACTCTGGATGCGAGCCGAATTGCATATACTTTTTTTCATACATATCTCAGCAGTACATATATTCCCGGCAGCCTCATAACTATCTTTTACCTTCAAGAGAGAACATAGACATTGgtatttttcatatgaaaaATGGAAGAATTCAGGAACACTTTTATTGGGAACAAAGAAGGTTCCCTACCTTTGGGACACCTTGTTTGTGGATTCAACCGAAATTTTTAGAGGGAAATTCTTGCTTTGCGCCAACTACCAACAAAGTCACAGGGAGTTACAGGAAAAAACAAAGTCGAATGTGCTTAAGCCCTTGGGTTTAG